The Equus quagga isolate Etosha38 chromosome 12, UCLA_HA_Equagga_1.0, whole genome shotgun sequence genome includes a region encoding these proteins:
- the CHI3L1 gene encoding chitinase-3-like protein 1 isoform X2 has protein sequence MGLRVAQTGFVVLVLLQSCTAYKLVCYYTSWSQYREGDGSCLPDAIDPFLCTHIIYSFANISHDEIDTWEWNDVTLYDTLNTLKSRNPNLKTLLSVGGWNFGSQRFSKIASNTQSRRSFIKSVPPFLRTHGFDGLDLAWLYPGRRDKRHLTTLVKEMKAEFAKEAQAGAEQLLLSAAVSAGKVTIDSGYDVAQMSRYLDFINILTYDFHGAWRQTTGHHSPLFRGQESANSDRFSNADYAVGYMLRLGAPANKLVMGIPTFGRSFTLASSKTDVGAPISGPGIPGRFTKEEGTLAYYEICDFLRGATVHRLLGQLVPYATKGNQWVGYEDQESVKSKVQYLRNRQLAGAMVWALDLDDFRGTFCGQNLRFPLTSAVKDALAAA, from the exons ATGGGTCTGCGGGTAGCTCAGACAG GCTTCGTGGTCCTGGTGCTGCTCCAGAGCT GCACCGCGTACAAACTGGTCTGCTACTACACCAGCTGGTCCCAGTACCGCGAGGGTGACGGGAGCTGCCTTCCAGATGCCATCGACCCCTTCCTCTGCACCCACATCATCTATAGCTTTGCCAACATAAGCCACGACGAGATCGACACCTGGGAGTGGAACGACGTGACGCTCTATGACACACTGAACACACTCAAGAGCAG GAACCCCAACCTGAAGACCCTCCTGTCTGTTGGAGGATGGAACTTTGGTTCTCAAAG ATTTTCCAAAATAGCCTCCAACACCCAGAGTCGCAGGAGTTTCATCAAGTCGGTGCCACCATTTCTGCGGACCCACGGCTTTGACGGGCTGGACCTAGCCTGGCTCTACCCCGGCCGGAGGGACAAGCGGCATCTCACCACCCtggtcaag GAGATGAAGGCAGAGTTTGCAAAGGAAGCCCAGGCGGGGGCAGAGCAGCTCCTGCTCAGCGCGGCCGTGTCTGCAGGGAAGGTCACCATCGACAGCGGCTATGACGTGGCACAGATGTCTCG ATACCTGGACTTCATCAATATTTTGACCTATGACTTTCACGGAGCCTGGCGTCAGACCACCGGACATCACAGCCCCCTGTTCCGCGGCCAAGAGAGTGCAAATTCTGACAGATTCAGCAATGCT GACTACGCTGTGGGCTACATGCTGAGGCTGGGGGCCCCGGCCAATAAGCTGGTGATGGGGATCCCCACCTTTGGGAGGAGCTTCACTCTGGCCTCTTCCAAGACGGATGTGGGAGCCCCAATCTCGGGGCCTGGAATTCCAGGCCGGTTCACCAAGGAGGAGGGGACCCTCGCCTACTATGAG ATCTGTGACTTCCTCCGTGGAGCCACTGTTCACAGACTCCTTGGCCAGCTGGTCCCCTATGCCACCAAGGGCAACCAGTGGGTGGGGTATGAGGACCAGGAGAGCGTCAAAAGCAAG GTGCAGTACCTGAGGAACAGGCAGCTGGCAGGCGCCATGGTGTGGGCCCTGGACTTGGATGACTTCAGGGGCACCTTCTGCGGCCAGAACCTGCGCTTCCCTCTCACCAGTGCTGTCAAGGACGCACTCGCGGCTGCCTAG
- the CHI3L1 gene encoding chitinase-3-like protein 1 isoform X1, which yields MSSQGSHPGFPAGFVVLVLLQSCTAYKLVCYYTSWSQYREGDGSCLPDAIDPFLCTHIIYSFANISHDEIDTWEWNDVTLYDTLNTLKSRNPNLKTLLSVGGWNFGSQRFSKIASNTQSRRSFIKSVPPFLRTHGFDGLDLAWLYPGRRDKRHLTTLVKEMKAEFAKEAQAGAEQLLLSAAVSAGKVTIDSGYDVAQMSRYLDFINILTYDFHGAWRQTTGHHSPLFRGQESANSDRFSNADYAVGYMLRLGAPANKLVMGIPTFGRSFTLASSKTDVGAPISGPGIPGRFTKEEGTLAYYEICDFLRGATVHRLLGQLVPYATKGNQWVGYEDQESVKSKVQYLRNRQLAGAMVWALDLDDFRGTFCGQNLRFPLTSAVKDALAAA from the exons atgTCCTCACAGGGGTCTCACCCTGGGTTTCCTGCAGGCTTCGTGGTCCTGGTGCTGCTCCAGAGCT GCACCGCGTACAAACTGGTCTGCTACTACACCAGCTGGTCCCAGTACCGCGAGGGTGACGGGAGCTGCCTTCCAGATGCCATCGACCCCTTCCTCTGCACCCACATCATCTATAGCTTTGCCAACATAAGCCACGACGAGATCGACACCTGGGAGTGGAACGACGTGACGCTCTATGACACACTGAACACACTCAAGAGCAG GAACCCCAACCTGAAGACCCTCCTGTCTGTTGGAGGATGGAACTTTGGTTCTCAAAG ATTTTCCAAAATAGCCTCCAACACCCAGAGTCGCAGGAGTTTCATCAAGTCGGTGCCACCATTTCTGCGGACCCACGGCTTTGACGGGCTGGACCTAGCCTGGCTCTACCCCGGCCGGAGGGACAAGCGGCATCTCACCACCCtggtcaag GAGATGAAGGCAGAGTTTGCAAAGGAAGCCCAGGCGGGGGCAGAGCAGCTCCTGCTCAGCGCGGCCGTGTCTGCAGGGAAGGTCACCATCGACAGCGGCTATGACGTGGCACAGATGTCTCG ATACCTGGACTTCATCAATATTTTGACCTATGACTTTCACGGAGCCTGGCGTCAGACCACCGGACATCACAGCCCCCTGTTCCGCGGCCAAGAGAGTGCAAATTCTGACAGATTCAGCAATGCT GACTACGCTGTGGGCTACATGCTGAGGCTGGGGGCCCCGGCCAATAAGCTGGTGATGGGGATCCCCACCTTTGGGAGGAGCTTCACTCTGGCCTCTTCCAAGACGGATGTGGGAGCCCCAATCTCGGGGCCTGGAATTCCAGGCCGGTTCACCAAGGAGGAGGGGACCCTCGCCTACTATGAG ATCTGTGACTTCCTCCGTGGAGCCACTGTTCACAGACTCCTTGGCCAGCTGGTCCCCTATGCCACCAAGGGCAACCAGTGGGTGGGGTATGAGGACCAGGAGAGCGTCAAAAGCAAG GTGCAGTACCTGAGGAACAGGCAGCTGGCAGGCGCCATGGTGTGGGCCCTGGACTTGGATGACTTCAGGGGCACCTTCTGCGGCCAGAACCTGCGCTTCCCTCTCACCAGTGCTGTCAAGGACGCACTCGCGGCTGCCTAG